The Cervus elaphus chromosome 20, mCerEla1.1, whole genome shotgun sequence genomic interval TATGTGAGAAGCAAAGTAATAATCTTGGTACTTGTCAGTGTTATGGTtgcacaaatacatatatataaatgcacaGAGCAATGGTTTCCAAATTTTGCTGTGCATTTGAATCTGAGGGTCTCTAAAAAGCGCTGGTACCTCCCCCCACTTCTCATTTAATTGGTATCAAGTATGTCAGGACTTTTTTAGTGCTCtctcaggtgattctaatatgcagcAAAGTTTGAGAATGGCTGacatctaaaattttttaaatggtctgtACACAGTGGTTATCTACTTgcagtacaattttttttttggtggaggaaGGTTGGGGGTGGGAGTGTTCTTCaagacacgtgggatcttagttccccgatcagggatcgaactcgtgccccctgcattgtaagCGCCGAATCTTAAACACTGGAGCACCAGAGAATTCCTTCGCAGGAGAACTATTAAAGGGGGaccttgatttttgtttttcattctgtctttttatGTTATTTGAACTTTTGTGAATGTTATTTTAGCAAATTTTAGTTAAACAATGGcagaatgcaaaggaaaaagcaGGGTAATTGGAAAACAGAAGTAAACTCCTAATGAAAAATCCAAGCCAAGTAAAGCATTAGAAATCCAACTTTCTCTATAGCCCATTCTGTGGtattgcaactttttttttttttttcttttcagttggtAACTTTAATTATTGTTAAGACTCCGTCACGCCTGCTTATTAGCAATTATGCATGGCATCTCCCAGGGTGCTGTGGGCCTTCccgttttccttccttctccagggacagcAGGTTTGCGCACTGCTGCCTTCAGGTGCCCACAGAAGCAGTACTAGCCACACGGTGGCTCCTATTGCTCCCTCCATAGCCTGGACTTCTCCCTGCCTgcgggctcagtcgtgtccgactctttgcagccccacagactgtagcccaccaggctcctctgtccgtggggtttcccaggcaagaatactggagtgggttgccatttcctgctccaggggtaTTGCAACTTTTATGTTGAAAAATCCACCTgagcttttgtcttttttgcatCAGATCTGTGTTCCAATGTCAGTGGAATTTGAGGAGCTCCTAAAGGCACGAGAGAATCCAAGTGAAGAAGCACAAAGTAAGTAGGGTTTAATGCTTCTCTCCAGCACTGACAGAAGTTTAGGCAAATAACAGAGCTCAGATTTGCCCTCAGAGCCCTGGGAAATGGCCCCACAGAAATGTATAGCTGGGTTCTCCTACTGATGTTCTGTTAGACTAAAGAAAAGCCTGGACTAGATTGTCATCCTAAACTGGCATTGGACACAGTATTCATTTTGTGCTCATCCAACGTAAATGCattggctgagtcccttttcAGTCTGCGAGCAGAGAGAGGGTGTTTGGGTAAAGGGCTGCATGATGAAACAGTGCAGTCCACCTGAAAAGCCAAGTCCAAGAAAGTGGTCTTCAGTATCTGAATCATTGGTACCTCTGATTGCTTCAGACTTGGTGGAGTTCACAGATGAAGAGGGATATGGTCGTTACCTGGATCTTCATGACTGTTACCTCAAATACATTAACCTGAAGGCCTCTGAGGTAAGACCCAGGATAGGGGAGGGTGGCTCTGACTCCAGGGTGAGTCAAGACACTGGGCCGGGGCTACTAGACATGAAACAGAGTGTCTTCCTTGTGTTCTGGAACTGTTGCATAAATATTAAAGTGGCGATGTGCTTTCTTGGAAGGAAACCATTTTCAAAGTGAAAATCAGGTTTCTGCAGTGAACAAATAAATCTGTTCTACTTActaataaattttgttttattattacaaCAAGCCtattttgcttttgtaaaaataaatttttaaaactcccaaATATACATCAAGCATCTGTGTGAGGTACACATAGTAGTAGGTACATAAAGATACAAAAACATAATTTCTTCCAGGAATGGctatttaatatctttaaaaagatgCCTAAAAATAACTTACCATAAGAGATGAGATTTAATGTGACAGCCTCAGGAAAGTCGCAAGGAAGTATGTGATGAAATTCCTCTTGGAGTTGTAAGGACATGTCCCAAAAGTTGTCTGAGCTATATAAACTCCGTGAGTCCAATCCTGCTGCATTGGTCTTGTTCTCATGTGTATCCATGCACTTGGTCCAAAGATATTCAATAAGTGATTAAATAAGGGGAACAAAGGGGCACCTTCCGGGACCTTATTTTAAGATGCAGTGGATGTCAGTCTTTAAACAAGTGCCTGGTATGTAGTAATGTTGAAGAGATATTTCTTTTAGCCTATGGTTTATTGATTTGATCTTTATTTTTCCAGGTTAATTTTGTGTCTCATATTCTACTTAGTCCAGTGGAATTAACACGCAGTTAATATAGGAATTAAAtgataggggaaaaaaagggtaAAGTGAGTTGGGCTCAATTTTGATCTCATTTATCGGAGATTATATTGTTAGGCTCAATTTTGACCTCATTTATTGGGATTATGTTGTAACTTGGTGCAAACACCTAACTGAATCTCTTGTCATTTCTCTTTTCAGAAGCTGGATTATATCACTTACCTGTCCATCTTTGACCAGTTGTTTGACATTcctaaagaaaggaagaatgccGAGTACAAGAGGTAGGCATCACTAGCTTCCAGGCCTCTACTGAATGTGACTAGGAGATTATTTTAACAAGAAGATTTGAGGGCAGTTTTGAATCTTGTTTCACGAAAGGCATATGTGAATGACTTCCAGGTTTATGGgagaatatgaattttaaagatgGTTTTAAAATCATAACACtttgggactttcttggtggtagagtggataagaatctgcttgccaatgcagggaacacgggtttgatccttgttcctggaagattccacatggagCAGCCCCTGTACCACAAGTATCGAGTCCACCCTCTAGAGCCCAAGTGCCGCAACTAGTGAGTCTGGGCACCCTAGAGGCCACACACCGAGACTGttgagtctgtgtgctgcaactgctgaagcatATGTGCTTAGAGCttatgctttgcaacaagagaagcccccacaatgagaagcctgtgcactgcaacgaacagtagcccccgcttgccgtagctagagaaagccctcgcggcagtgaagacccagtgcaaccaaaacaataaatgattaattaatttaaaaataaaattaaaatcataatacTTTGGCTCTGGAAGAATATGTGTCTATGGGCACATCTGTGATCTTAGGCCCATACTGTTCTTAATTTTGTCTCAGTGTAGAAGGAAGTCTCCCACCCAGGtgcctctgtctttggaattgaGCAGAGTGGGGGAAAAATTAAACTTTCTCAGAGGTGCCTAGGTCTGATGTATAGATGTTACGTTTTATTTGTGTTGTTTTGCCCCTAGTTAGTAATCTGTACTCtgccttcctctctttttctcgTTTTCTTTTTACCTGAAATCTTTCTTATGTGTGAGTTAAGACTGTAGTATTTGGAATTGTATCTTGAGGATGAAAGAAGATAGGAAAGGTCAGAATCAAGATGACatattatggagaaggaaatggcaacccactccagtattcttgcctggaaaagtccatggacagaggagtctggcgggctgaagtccatgggattacatgactgagcatgtgtgcacaagggtggagggaaatgggttggtagcaataaagcggtagaactaaaaaaaaaaaaaaaaaagatgacatatTAGAAGAAAGCCAATTGTAAgctcatttttattactttaaaagacTAGTACCACTGGAGTTATAAGTATATTTTGTAGGGCATAACAGTATATCAGAAATAGAAACCTTGCTGTCTCTATTACTTATTCCTCTATAGATATCTGGAGATGCTGCTTGAATACCTTCAGGATTACACAGATAGAGTGAAGCCTCTTCAAGatcagaatgaactttttgggaAAATTCAAAATGAGTTTGAGAAGAAGTGGGAGAATGGTACTTTTCCTGGATGGCCGGTGAGCTTCAGTGGGGGGTTTGGGTGGAGGACATTTCAGGGAAGTGAACTATTTTACTTTAATCTTGAGCCTCTGCTTTAGGCCTTCGGATGCTGGTCCCTTGGGATCAGTTGTAGCCAGGAGGTATTCTCTGCCAAGTATGCTGGGTTTTCCCTGTGTACTTTGGAAAGAGATTTGTCAGGGCCCACTTGCCATTGGTTGGGTCCAACATTTTCACCAACCGTATCATTACTGCTCTGTGGTTCCTACTGACCAAAGGCTGATATAATTATGTGCTAGAAATCTTTACTACATATTTTCATTCCTGGGGACAAACATGAATTTTTTCTGAAATCtctgggagagttggaccatctagttttagttggttttttttttcttcttcttcttctttttgctcCGCTCTTATAGGCATTTGATTTTCACTCATACATGTTTATAAGGGGCCAGCCAGCACCTGGTACACACACACCTCATCTTACTGCACTTAGCTTTCTTACACTTCTCAgatggtgcattttttttttttacaaatgcaGCAACCCCCTCCATCAGACAAGTCTATTATTgccacttttcattttgttatggtGGTCTTTGATTTTTATTACTACCAAGACTCAGATAGTGGGTTAGCATTTTTtcgcaataaaattttttttaactaagacaTGTACATTTCTTTTTGGACATAATGGGATTGTGCagttaatagactacagtatagtgtaaacataacttttgtatgcactgggaaaccaggaAGAATCATGGGACTCACTTCATTGTGATAATTGTTTTACTGcaatggtctggaactgaacctgcaatatttctgaggtatgcctgtaattTAGATGACTCCCTTGCCTTTGTTCTAATCTTGGGTCTTAATAAACATCATATTGTTTTTCCAGAAAGAAACAAGCAGTGCCCTGACCCATGCTGGAGCCCATCTTGACCTCTCTGCATTCTCCTCCTGGGAGGTATGTTTTCTTTAGCCTGTGCTGGTCTTGCCTGTTCACGCCTCAGAGGGGTCACTTGATCTCCTAACACTACAGACTTATTATGGTAAGACATCAATCCTTGAGGCAAGCATCTACGAAGAATGTAGAAagatgaaaaggggaaaaaaaaaaagcttatccAATTTCTTTGAAAACTGTTAACTAAAAATTAACCATCTTAAGCTACAGTGGAAGTAGTGGAACACAGTGAATATGGTTACGTATGAACTTAACCGCAGAGTCGGTCCTTTGGAGAGTTGGAGCATCCTGCTAGGAGACTGGCTATGGAATGCGCGGTCTTGCCGCTATTTTAGAAACACCCACACACCAGCTTGCAAACCTAAGTTTGAGCATTTGTTGTTTCTCCAagtctatttatataaaattgtaaTTTGTTTCTTTCATATAGGAATTGGCCTCCCTGGGTCTGGACAGATTGAAATCTGCCCTCCTGGCTTTAGGCCTGAAGTGTGGCGGGTAAGAGGCTTTTTCTATCAGGACTGTCTCGTGTACTTTGTGTTTCACGATCTAAGTGGCTCCAGTTCTTTCTGTCACTGcacactgcaaagagaagcaagCCTAGATGGTAAAGTAATCCTGAAATCCTTTTCCCCATGTGTCTCCTTAGGACCCTAGAAGAGCGAGCCCAGAGGCTATTCAGCACCAAAGGAAAGTCCCTCGAGTCACTGGACACCTCCCTGTTTGCCAAAAATCCCAAGACAAAGGGCACCAAGCGGTGAGTGGGGGGAAGGGGTTACACTGCTtacactttaaactttttattctcGTGCAGAATTCGTACCACATCAGAAattttaaagcctattttatcACCACTATTGATCCATCAAGCTCCAGTCTGCTCTTTTTCTCTGCTAATGGCAGACAGTTCTCTCATTGTTATTATAAACCAAGGGCAGTCTGTACTCAGGTGTCTGAGAGTAGGTGACATCTCCATAAAGTTGGAACTGTGCCTCAGCTACCTTTTGTTACCTCTGTAGGTTATAGAGGGTAGGTTGGTTCAAAAATGTTCATCTAAGTGCATTTTTGCTAATAACAGTTGAATCTTTTCCTGAGCCACTTGCtcgtactgctgctgctaagtcacttcagtcgtgtccaactctgcgaccccatagctggcagcccaccaggctcccccatccctgggattctccaggcaagaatgctggagtaggttgccatttccttctccaatgcatgaaagtgaaaagtgaaagtgaagtcactcagtcgtgtccgactcttagcgaccccatggactgcagcctaccaggctcctccatccatgggattttccaggcaagagaactggagtggagtgccattgccttctctgacatgcttgtacagtgtatttttttttatatgtggtTTTGCTAATTCTCAAAACAACCTTGAAAAGTATTTGTTATCCTCATCTTTGACAGATAAGGACTTAGAAAAGTTATACCTGTTATCTCACAGTTACTAAGTAGCAAGGTCAGGATTTGGGCCTAAGTCTGCCCGTTCCAGAGCTTCCCCTTCTGTACCACATTTCCTTTGTatagaaaattgataggaatttaAATACACAGATATGCTTTTCACTCTCTAGAATGAGATTGAAGAGGAAGCTTCTGTGCATTCTAAGAAATAATCTCAGGGGAATTACCTGACAGTCCAGTAGTTTAGACTCCtcacttccactacagggggcctgggtttgatccttgcttgggaaactaagatcctgcaagccacatggcatggccaaaaatattttttaaattaaaaaaaaaaggaaatatcagcAAGTCCTGACCAGAACATTTGCTTTCACAACGTGGTATTTCTCTTGTGCTTGTAATTTTAAATGCACCTATGGAATAAATGTTCCCAGATATAGAGAACATGGCGTTGGGTGAAAGAACCCTTGAGTGATACGGTTTGTTTCTTATTTCCAGAGACACTGAGAGGAACAAAGACATTGCTTTCCTTGAAGCCCAGATCTACGAATATGTAGAGATTCTTGGGGTAAGTGACTCTGCTGAGGGTTATAAATGCTCCAAGTTGTGGAAGTAAGAGAAATATGAACTTGTAGGATATTTTTTAGGATTGCAAGAAAAGAGGTACATATCAAACTACTTCAGCAGAAAATTGGTGTTCTCCCAGGGTACTTAGCCCTTCACTGAGGTCCTGTTCTGTTGTTAGGGGTCTGTTGTTAGGTGACGTTCCTAAGTTTGCCCAATCCCCTGAGGCTAGGTGGGAGAGTAGACTCCCCTCTCAGTATAGAATCCAGGTTCTTTCCCTGAGCTCCAGAATATAGCCAGGGGTAACCTAGGAAACGGACACTCAAAAGGCAAGTAAGATGTGACAAGAGTCATCCGttggctccctgtgttacagcTGCTTTGGATAAAAGGAGGTTAGCCAGACGTTGGGTACATGGGTTACATATACTCTCCGCAGTGAACTAGGACTGTGCCAGTGTGGGCAGCAGTCTGAGTTGCCAGTCCTCTGAGGACAACTGAGAGGCTAACCTTTGCCCCTGATGTAAGGTGTGCCCACAACAGCAACTCTTCATGAATGACTTACTCTAAAAAGGCGTAACTTACATGTTGACAAAGTTGTGCAGAACTTATTAGGTTTGGAGGTTAGTGGTACAGAACTGGCTGTGAGCTGCTCCTTGAGTATTCTTTCAAGAAGAAGCTGAAGGGGGTTACAGGTAGAAAAAGGCATACCTTATCAAGATGCTTATCTTAGAGAAAGCAGTGGGAGGAGCAGGAGAAAATGATTCTCTTTCagggaagagaaaatggaagatgGTCAGTGTCTCTGGGAGTCCTGCAGAGAGGACCAGCCTTTCTGAGTGTCTGCTTTGTGTAGTTTTCAACTGCTCTCAGAGCCTTTTCCTTACAGATGCCCACATGGTTCTTTGAGTGAGTAGGTGGCTCTGGTTCAGATAGCTGGTCCACATGTCTTTGTCTCTTGCCCTTGTTTGATGACCATGCTTATAATAACTCATAAAACTAGAGTCATTATGGGCTCCCGCTGTTACAACTACTTTGGATAAAAGGGGTTAGCCAGACATTGGATACATGGGATACTTATACTCTCCACAGTGAACTAGGACTGTGTTAGTGTGGGCAGCAGCCTGAGTTGCCAGTCCTTTGAAACGAACGCAAGGCTCTCTGTGCCCCTGACATGAAGTGTGCCCACGACTTCTAACTTGGAGAGCATTTTGCTTTCCCTGCCAGGAGGTGGCAGTATTCTCCTTGGAATTCCAGCCAGTTCCAGCCAAAGTGATTTCCAAAAGTTGATGTTGTCATGAATTGGTATTATTTTTACCGTTTCTTCACCATTTACTGACACCTGTTGGTTTCCAGATATTATGCTAAATCTTTGAGTACAGTCGTGAATGTGACAGCCTCTTACCCTTGAAAAGCCCAGTTTGTGATTGAGGGCTACAGATAACTGCAGTATAATGTGATGTTTACTATAATACATTGAGATTGGGTGGTCTAAGTAGAGAGAGGGAGATTAAGATGTTCCAGGTAGAGGAAACAGCGAGCATGAAGGTAAAATTACTGTCAAaggaaataatgagaaaacaaactGTTGTCCTTGGGTGTGTCTGGTGAGGGATGGTGTAATCAGAGAAAAATTTGGGAAGTTATTATATGTTGGGAGGTTGGACCTTGTCCTTTAAGTAGCAGAAAGCAGAGTAAGGTTTTTTTAAGCAAAGTGTGCCCTTGGATTGGTTTTCTCCAGCTGATAAATCTGGGGACAACATGGAAGCTGGACTGGAGTGAGGACAGACTCCGGACAAGTTAGAACGTTGTCCTCTTGGTGAGGGTGATAACagtaggaaagagaaaggaagactgGATCAGGGAACGGTTTAGGGGCAGAAGAGAGAAGACTTCTGTTCTGCGATTGTCTCTGGCCTCAGTGAGGAACCTAGGCGAGTGCTAGGtttagcttttccttttttttttgactttttcttttcaggaAAGGTATGCTGAAGAGGAATTCTATTTGAAAGCAAGACTTTCCTTTTGTTCTGCAAGAAGGAAAACTTGATCCTTAAAAGGGAGGGATCAACAAGGGTTATAGGAAAATAGGAAATTTCCCTTCTTCTGCACTATTCTCTCACCTCCCTTTTCATTCATGGACCTGCCATAGGAACAGCGACATCTCACCCATGAAAACGTACAACGCAAGCAGGCAAGAACTGGAGAAGAgcgagaagaggaagaggaagagcagatcagtgagagtgaaagtgaagatgaagAGAACGAGATCATTTACAACCCCAAAAACCTGCCCCTTGGCTGGGACGGCAAAGTAAGTCTCCCACTGCCATCTTTCCCCCTTCTCATTTTGGCAGCAGATGCAGACACTGGTCTAATACTGTTTTTTTGTCTGATTTCTTCTAGCCTATTCCTTACTGGTTGTATAAGCTTCATGGCCTAAATATCAACTATAACTGTGAGATTTGTGGAAACTATACCTACCGAGGTCCTAAGGCCTTCCAGCGGCACTTTGCTGTAAGAAATTCGGTGCTTCTCCTGGACGTGGAAGCTTGAAACATGAGTCTTTTAGAGAAGAGGATAGGAGCAGCCTGAGAGGATCACTAGTGTCCAGAGCTAAAGAGAATCAGAGGAGTGGACATAAAGTCCAGCATGTGGCATTTGGCCTCTGGCAGTGGTGCCAGCCTCGGGTAGCACCTGAGACAGTTTCTGGAGGCATTCCACCACTACTATTTGAACCTCGTTTCCGTTTTCTCTTGCttgctttttctctctgcctttctgaCTCCTTGGTCATTTCTCCTGTTGCTAGTACTCAATACCAAAGAAAGGGCTGACCGCCTTCTTCTTTGGGTCTTAAATGGGCCTTtgcctcttgaaaaaaaaaaaaaagaagaggatgaCATTTATCAAGCTATTCTTGAGAGAAGGCATTATCTGGGTGGTATTCCAGTAAGTGAATTCACGCTTGTTTTGTTTCTGCCTTCAGTTCTTAGTACTTGGAGGGAAATTTTACAGAATAGAAGGCATGCTAGATGTAGCCAAGAATGGAGAATGTATGTgaattcctctttctcttcctcagatGTGCGTGTTATTGATTCTGGGGTCTTTCTGCCAAACTCCAGTAGTCTCTAAATCTTTCTCAGTACCCCCTCCAGTGAATTGGAATTGGCATCCAGGGCCCGTGCCATCTGCCATTCCTGAGCCATACTGTCATTGCATCAGCATCCCTCCCTGGTCTCTGTCATATCCTTGCTTGTACCTGAGAAACACTTCTCCTTTACTTCTAAAGATGACACTGACTTGCCATCAGTAATGCTTACGCATGCTGGTGGTGGGGGTTGCATAGGAGGTAAGTGATGAGTTAAGAGTTGTGGCCTTGACTCAGATTTTGTCTGGATCTGAGTTTTATAAACCTGCCAGTGAGGCAAACAGTACAGTGCTGCTTTGAAGTGACCGCCTCTTGTCAGTCATAGCCAGCTGTCTGCAGACAGGAGCGTCAGAAGGAACACTGTCTTTAGGTGGAGCCTTTTGCAAAGGATTAGGAAATGGGATTAGTGCTGAATGTTCAGTCAGTCCTATTTCATGTTGTCTTCTTGCTGCTTTTCTCCCAGGAATGGCGTCATGCTCACGGCATGAGGTGTTTGGGCATCCCAAATACTGCCCACTTTGCTAATGTGACACAGATTGAAGACGCTGTCTCCTGTAAGTAATTATTTATTGTTCCCGAGGCCAGAGCTACAGTTCACTGTCCAGTATTGTCATGTGTCCAGGCCTAAGGGCAGCAGGTTGTGGGTACATACAGACTACTACAGTCCTAGATTTGTTGCTTTTTCAGGGGATGGATTAGCCAGGAGTACTGATTCTTTCCCCCTTGAGAAAAGCTCTGTGCTGAGTATAAAACTGCTTTTAACTGGGGCCTGTGAACTCCCGGATATGCGAGATTTTGAGTGCATGAGTGTATGTGTATTTTCTGAGTTGATTTTACTGTGTTAAGAACTGCAGATACAAAGGAGGAAATAGAAGTGATCTCGGTAAGCTTATTTCTGAGGTGACAGCAACATGTCAGCAAAGTACCTCTCAGAGAAAAAGCCAAGTTCAACGTGTGTCCAGAAATGTGTTGTTGAAGCTCCCAGGAACCTCAGGCTTCCTGGCTACTTGGCCAGGATAGATTTTTCCATCTTCctcacagttttctttcttttttttttttggtcatgtttTCACCGTCAGTGGGTTAGACTGTTAGGAAAAGAATTTTACCACTCCGCTCTGCTAAGTTGCATGCACTGCCTCTTAGCATATCACACGACGCTGTTGCCTGGTCAGCTAACTGATTTGGCTTCCACCTCTGGGGTTCATATCCTCCATGGTAAAGCCGAGTAGAAGTGACCTTCTAATGAGTTCCCCAATCCCTGACTTAACCCGTGAGTTCCAGGGACTCTTCCATTGAGTTTCTTGTGCACGGCAAGCTTTGGGGACTCCTTTTTGCTGTTTTGTCTGTGTACGCATTTACAAGTCAGGGTCATACAGTTCCTCTGATCAGAATTAATATGTATCCCATTA includes:
- the SF3A3 gene encoding splicing factor 3A subunit 3; the protein is METILEQQRRYHEEKERLMDVMAKEMLTKKSTLRDQINSDHRTRAMQDRYMEVSGNLRDLYDDKDGLRKEELNAISGPNEFAEFYNRLKQIKEFHRKHPNEICVPMSVEFEELLKARENPSEEAQNLVEFTDEEGYGRYLDLHDCYLKYINLKASEKLDYITYLSIFDQLFDIPKERKNAEYKRYLEMLLEYLQDYTDRVKPLQDQNELFGKIQNEFEKKWENGTFPGWPKETSSALTHAGAHLDLSAFSSWEELASLGLDRLKSALLALGLKCGGTLEERAQRLFSTKGKSLESLDTSLFAKNPKTKGTKRDTERNKDIAFLEAQIYEYVEILGEQRHLTHENVQRKQARTGEEREEEEEEQISESESEDEENEIIYNPKNLPLGWDGKPIPYWLYKLHGLNINYNCEICGNYTYRGPKAFQRHFAEWRHAHGMRCLGIPNTAHFANVTQIEDAVSLWAKLKLQKASERWQPDTEEEYEDSSGNVVNKKTYEDLKRQGLL